A genomic stretch from Lathyrus oleraceus cultivar Zhongwan6 chromosome 2, CAAS_Psat_ZW6_1.0, whole genome shotgun sequence includes:
- the LOC127122511 gene encoding uncharacterized protein LOC127122511, giving the protein MLKDCIDFSKGCQECLVHSGIQHVPASKLHVIVKPWPFRGRALDLIGEIRPTSSENQKYILVSIDYFTKWIESIPLVNVDQNVIIEFIQKHIVYRFGIPKTISTDQRSIFVGQKMQKFVYKIGIKLLTSMPYYDKANGKVEAANKVVIGLIKKHVRKKEENWHKTLDQVLWACQTSPKEATNTILFRMTYGHEVVLPIEIYLQSVLIQSWDEISSNHYWSMMLHEMVYLDEERLTAMDILIRQKERVDMAY; this is encoded by the coding sequence ATGTTGAAAGATTGTATTGATTTCTCCAAGGGTTGTCAAGAATGTCTTGTACACTCAGGCATTCAACATGTCCCTGCAAGTAAATTACATGTTATTGTGAAGCCATGGCCATTTAGAGGACGAGCTCTAGATTTGATTGGTGAAATTCGACCAACATCTTCTGAAAATCAGAAATACATCTTAGTTAGCATCGATTATTTTACAAAATGGATAGAATCAATTCCTTTAGTTAATGTTGACCAAAATGTGATAATAGAGTTTATTCAAAAACACATTGTGTATAGGTTTGGAATCCCCAAGACCATTTCGACAGATCAAAGGTCGATATTCGTTGGTCAAAAGATGCAGAAATTTGTTTATAAAATTGGAATTAAGTTATTAACTTCGATGCCTTATTATGATAAAGCAAATGGCAAGGTTGAAGCAGCCAATAAGGTCGTTATTGGTTTGATCAAGAAGCATGTTAGGAAGAAGGAAGAGAATTGGCATAAAACTTTAGACCAAGTCTTATGGGCATGTCAAACATCTCCTAAAGAAGCAACAAATACTATTCTGTTTCGAATGACTTATGGACATGAAGTTGTATTACCTATTGAAATTTACTTGCAATCAGTCCTAATTCAAAGCTGGGATGAGATTTCATCCAATCATTATTGGAGTATGATGTTACATGAGATGGTCTATTTGGATGAAGAAAGACTGACAGCGATGGATATCTTGATAAGACAAAAAGAGCGAGTTGACATGGCTTATTGA